In the Adlercreutzia equolifaciens DSM 19450 genome, one interval contains:
- a CDS encoding zinc metallopeptidase, producing MISSSYLMLIVATLVIGMGAQWYVNHKLKTYSHVANSTGLTGAEAARQMLSYYGISNVQVFRGGPGQDYFDPRSNSVTLSPEAFDGRTITATATACHEVGHACQYAQDYTPMKIRGAIVPAVNLASNAWIFLLMAGIVLNIAGLTTAAIIMYAVVVLFQLVTLPVEFNASQRAMAYMGQIGLPAQERKGAFDVLRACAFTYLAAALTSILQLLWLLGQRQE from the coding sequence ATGATTTCCAGCAGTTACCTCATGCTCATCGTCGCGACGCTCGTCATCGGCATGGGCGCCCAGTGGTACGTGAACCACAAACTGAAGACCTACTCCCATGTGGCGAACTCCACGGGGCTGACCGGCGCCGAGGCGGCGCGCCAGATGCTTTCCTACTACGGCATCTCGAATGTGCAGGTCTTCCGCGGCGGTCCGGGCCAGGACTACTTCGACCCGCGCAGCAACTCGGTGACGCTCTCGCCCGAGGCCTTCGACGGGCGCACCATCACCGCCACGGCCACGGCCTGCCACGAGGTGGGCCATGCCTGCCAGTACGCCCAGGACTACACGCCCATGAAGATCCGCGGGGCCATCGTGCCGGCGGTGAACCTGGCCTCGAACGCCTGGATCTTTCTGCTCATGGCTGGCATCGTCCTGAACATCGCCGGTCTTACCACCGCGGCCATCATCATGTACGCGGTGGTGGTGCTCTTCCAGCTGGTGACCCTGCCCGTCGAGTTCAACGCCTCCCAGCGCGCCATGGCCTACATGGGCCAGATCGGCCTGCCCGCCCAGGAGCGCAAGGGCGCCTTCGACGTTCTGCGCGCCTGCGCCTTCACCTATCTGGCCGCCGCCCTCACCTCCATTCTGCAGCTTCTGTGGCTGCTCGGCCAGCGCCAGGAGTAA